The Apium graveolens cultivar Ventura chromosome 10, ASM990537v1, whole genome shotgun sequence nucleotide sequence TAATATTTATATTCGATTGATTATATTTATAAAACCACTAAATCCCTGGGAGTATCTGTAATGGTGTGCTATATTACTTGACTACATTAATTGGCTATATCGATTTACCCGAAGGGAAATATAAATGCTCAAACAATGTTATCTATAATAGTACAGTAGAAACTCTTTAAATTAATACTCGTTAAATTAATAAACTctctaaaataataaatttgtACGGTCCCGACTTGAGCCAAtgtaaaaaattgaaaaactcgATAAAATAATAAGATAATATTTTTTCGGGAAATCCCTTTATAGTTTTCAGTCCCAAGAAAATCATAAATTAATAATTCATAGGAACTGAAAAATTATATTACACATTATTGAAATATGATTCAATAGTTGTTTGTTTTGTTTTACACCTTATTGAAACATAGTTGATTTTGCAATACCTTTTAGATGAGAAGTCATCTTGTGAGATATGTTTTGAATGCTCTAACACGTTCATGTAATTTATATATGTCAAACTTCAAAAGTCATGTTAATTTTACGTTCATGTAATTTATACGGTACAACTTCAAAAGTCATTGTTAATTTCACAAGGTTACTAATTGAATCCCAAACTTGTTTGAATACTCTAACACGATATGTTactaattacattaattatacgATATGTTTTGAATACTCTAACACGTTCACGTAATTTATACATGTCAAACTTGTTTGAGAATACATTGAACACATTCATTAATCTTGTTTACATTAATTATACGGTACAACTTCAAAAGTCATTGTTAATTTCACAAGGTTACTAATTACGTTGAATCCCAAGATTCGTTGATTCCAGGAGGTATGTACATTATGATAGGTTAAAAACtctttaaattaataattattaatttatcgataaattaataactctctaaattaataaatttctCCGGTCCCGACATTATTAATTTATAAAGTTTTTACTGTAGTTAGTTAAAATTATAGATAAGGATAAATTTGGATCAACATAtataatcaataatatatgattatctaatttttaattttttttgctaAAATGAATTGTGCATTGGAATGCTATTAATTTTATACAATGATGtaaatcatgatatcaacatatTCTTAAAGAGCACTATTACCCGTTTACAAATTTACCCACTGGGTAAACTTTTTGACCCGCATATAACTTTTTCATCTATTCTCCTACTAATTTTTCTTGATCCATGGGTAGTCCATATCATCCACCCATAATTAATCAATTTGACGTGTATCAGTTAACATTAATTCCTGATTTCCTGCAACCAATATCCTTATTCAAATTCAAAGTATGTGATTTTCAAACCTTTACATGATATCGGTCTTACAATTTTTCTGATTTCATAAACGAAGAAATCATGGATATCGATCCACCCAGCTTACCTAATCCAGGAAACCGGATTTCACTGTCAGGTGAAATTGTATTATATTCTTGATTGTTACAGTCGATcagaaatataatatatatatattatttatgaGGTTTGAAGCGCAGAATTCACAGTCAAAACATAAGCAATATTATTCTTAACATATCAGAAGAGAACCAGGCCACTCAGATTGCAGGTCATCTCTATGTCTACATGTATTCATTTAATCTGACATTTTTAACTTAATAGTCAAACTTAGTTTGATGCTTAAATTTATGTTACAATGATTTTTACTATTTGAGTTTCGGTGTATTTGCAAATCAGACTGAGACGGGTACATCACTATCAGAAGTTTGTTATATTGGTTCAGATATAGGTGATTTAGAATGAAATTTGATTTTAAAGGTGTCTTGATTCTAAATTTTGTTTTGCTAAATAATGGACGACCTTTTTTAATTTTAGTCTATTTTGAAACACTGGACGAGTTACTCCCGTTTATGGTCGTAATTCTCTTAAAATCCCCGGTATGTATTTCATTTTTTTAAGTATGCATATACGTTTATTAAATTACCCGCCGTTTTTCAATTTGTTTCACTCATCTCACGGATATAAATCCACTTAGTGAACATAAGTGCTAACAATTGAGAAGTGAGACGAATTAATAACCAATCTGCTATCTTTTTCACTCTTCATTTTATTTAATCTCAATAAAACAAAGAGAGATGGGCATTACTTTCGTCCCTCCTGACCCCGATCGATCCCCGACGATCCACGCCCCGTTTGGGTTGGGGATTCCGAGAAGTTTTCGGGGGCGGGTCTGGCAACAAggaagattttataaaatttcaggGATCAGGCGGAGTCTAGAATTAGTGTCTCCcgattatatgaatatataataacatatttatatatatatatatattatattatattaaatattataaaaaatagtaataaaatattattttattattaaatattctaattttttttatcaattttattaCATTATAATGTAAAATATTTGTCTAATTTTTAATTTGTCATTTCTTTATATtgtaaattaatttaattaagatTTGATTTAAAAAATATGAGATATTACTAATATTTTTGTATAATGCGAATTAGTagatttttttaagaaaaaaacattttcaaaaaacattattattatttttaattatatccAGAATTCCCGCGGGACACCTCATTCGGGTGagaatatataaattaataattcatTATTATAAGTAGGGGTGAGCATTCAGTTCAGTTAACCGAATACCGAACCGAAataaccgaaataattcggttcggttaccgaaccgaaataattcggtcTTTAATTTGGTTCTGATTTTTATGTTATTCGGTATTTCGGTTTTTTCGGTTTTTTTACCGAAATACCCGAATTACCGAAATTACcgaaatataataaaaaatatatattaatatatatatatatttatatattactTATTTTTACCTAGTTGCTTTTTTTCACTTGAATTATCAATTCCCCGTTCCCACTTCACTTTTCCACTctttttatttgttatatttaaTTACTATTTGCCTAATTTAGATTTTAATGTATTTAGTTTTCATGATCTTCAATTTAATTGCTAAAATAAAAAACTAAACTAACTAGTTAGAGTTACTTTTATTGTAATCAGGATACCACACCATAATATTCAGGTGCATGAAAGTGGAGCTAAGGGTATAAGGTTAACTGTTGTACAATCATTAATCTTTAttgtaatttattaaatattttattattaaaattttaaaaaaaatttctaATTCGATTTTTTAATTCGGTTTTCGGTTTTAACCGACATAAATATTTCGGTTCGGTAAATAACCGAAATTATTTCGGTTTACTATTCGGTTATGATTTTTACCCTTATTCGGTATTCGGTAACCGAATTATATTTCGGTTCGGTTACCGAATAACCGAATACTCAGCCCTAATTATAAGTcccatataatatatatatgagTTGGGTTCAGTGGAGACCAATATTATTTGGAGACCTGGAGATAGAGGTGGCCAAACGAGCGGGCCGGGCGAGCCGTGCCGGTTTGTCAGCGGGCCGGTTTGGCTATCTCTAAACTCGTGAACGGCACGTATAAGTTGACGAGCCGTGCCGAGTTCGGGCCGATTTAAGATAGTTGAGTTCGTGTACGGCTCGCGGGTTACACGAGTTACACGAGCCGGTGAAGCAAAGTAAAATACATCTTGTTCACCCTTAAGCAGACCTCAGAAGAAACATCTTGTTCGAAGACACCAAGTGAAATGACAGGCAATGATGTAAGAAAAGCAAGATGGACAGACCTGCTCACATCTTGTTTGGAATATATACTCACATTTTGACAAACATTATATAAATTTGGAATgaataaaacaaataaaacaatACAGAGAGGTGAGGACGTGAGGTTCACTGCACTTTGTCTACAACTATGAGTATTTTATCATAGGTGTACGTGCGAGCCGAGGCGAGTTGGCGGGCTGTGCCGTGCTGATTGCACGTGCCGAGACGAGCTAGTGCCGTGCCGAATTTCCGAATCATGTCGTGCCGATTTACGATTCAAAATTTCTTGACTCGTGAACGCCTCGTTAATTTTTACGGTCCGTGCCGAGTTTAAATCGGCCCGAGACGAACCGATTTTAGACGAATAAAAGGGCGAGCCGGTGCGAGTCGGGGCGAGCCAACCCGCTCGTTTGGCCACCTCTACCTGGAGACTGTATAACTGCCCGTTAGATTTTGTAAGATTGTGCAGTTAGAATGCAAAGTGAGAGACAGATTAATACTAATAAACCTAAATATAATGTAACATGTatataaatattatgtgaaaaaaatattaaaaaattgagTGCTGAAGTTTATAAATAGAGTGTAGTAGTTTAAATTATAAATTGTAGTACatttaaacctaaataaaaaaattaatgtaACAAGATTACAATCTTAtgtgaaaattttatttaaaaaaatagagTGGAGAACATATCGTACAACCTTATAAATAGAGTGTAGTActtcaaattataaaatttggtacttttaaatctaaataaaaaaattaatgcAACATACAGAATACAATATTatgtgaaaaaaaatattaaaaaaagtgCAGAACATATTGTAGAACTTTATAAATAAAATGTAGtacttaaaattataaaatataatacttttaaaccaaaataaaaaatataatgtaaCTCGCAGAGTAAAATATTATGtgaataaaaaaatgaaaagcATATAAATAGAGTTTAGTACTTAAAATTATAAAGTGTATTACttttaaatctaaataaaaaatataatgcaacttgcagaataaaatattatgtgaaaaaatatattaaaaaaatgaaaggTAGAACATATAATAGAATTTTATAAATAGAGTGTTGTACTTAAAATTATAAAGTGTAGtacttttaaacctaaataaaaaatataatgcaacttgCGAAAtcaaatattatgtgaaaaatatattagaaaaaatagGGTACATACATATTGTAGATTTTTTATAAACAAAATGTGGTActttaaaatctaaataaaaaaatacaatttaacatgcagaacacatattatctaaaaaatatattcaaaaataaAGTTGTAGTGCATAACTTGACCTAATAAAAATTGCATTGTAATATATTTGATGTGGAATAAATGACAAAAAACGTATTtatgaataaataaatatttagtacttttaaacctaaataaaaaatataatgcaacttgCAGAATAAGGATGTCCTGCACTTTGGAAAAGATTGTCCTGCATTTAAATATTATGCATCCTCCCAAGCATTGGGTTGTATAATATAATTGCATAACTCTAATAATTAAAGCAGAATATTGACTTGTACTAGCAACTACAAACAATTATAAGTTTTCATTTGTTTAATGCTGAATGAAATAATAGAACGTGTACTAAATGATCATTATAATTCTTTATTAATATTTCAAGAACTAATAACATTTATTATACATATTTAAGCCAGAATAAATTGAGTCACTaatattttaaagaatttttttataaaaaaattgtactttaattcttaattttattttacATCAAAATAAGTTAGTGAATGAAAGTTATATTAACGTACTACAATAGTATTAAAAAAATTTGTAAGCAATTTCGATTTTAATTTTCTAGTTTTTCATTTAATTAATGATATAATAATGTAaactaagtaataaaaataacAAAATTTATATTAGAAATATCAATAAATTTGTATTAGAAAATAGAACACGTAAgaaaatttcaattatttttaaattcaaataaaatttaTTCATCCAAATTTCTATGTTATAGgaaatgtgataaaatgattaatGCACGTATAAAAGTGTTTTTATAATACTTATACTTATAATACAGCAGGACTAAACTACCTCTCAACCAATGTGATAAATAAAAGAAAGCAAATCAATAATAACCATAGGATGAAAAAAAAATAGATGGTCTAGGTCTTCAAGTCTCCAAGTAAAATCAGGTCTCCACTGAACTTTTctctatctatctatatatatataattactaGGGGTTTTCTTCCCTCATAGCTAAGTTAAGCTTTGTCTTGAATTTACATAAACACATAAATGATTAGTTACTTAATTTTTAGCCATGAGCATACTCATCTTCTCACTTGATCAGCAAATCGGAAATTCGTCTGCAAACAAAATTCTGGATTGAATCAATTAAGTGAACTTTGTTTGGCATGTTTAGTTTAACATGAAAAAGAGTTCAGATGAGAAAATGAGGTAATGAGGTGAACTTTTTGTATATTCAATTCAAACTCGGCTCAGATTCGGCTAACTCGACTCAGCTCAAATAAAACTTAAtcatattataaattataaatttattattaattacttaaatataaatttttaGTATATTTTTCTTGTCATTTGTTAAtaatttaatcattttaaaaattttgtaTATATTTCTGAATTAAATACTTAAATTTTTCGCAAGAAAACTATGAGGTTATCACGATCTATTAGTACATTGTTATTTCTTGTTACCGGACATTGTTATTTTGTCTATATTTCTTGTTATCAAACATTGTTATAGtcacttaaatatttttattaacaCTTTTTTCTtatcatttattaataatttaattattttaaaaattttgtctatatttttaaattaaatttagttattTTGTATGAAAACAATCAAATATTATTATCGCGATCTATATATCTCCAATTTTTCACATTTTCATAAACATAATTAAATAACTTGAAATTTAGGTAAAacaatttttttgtaaaatatcaAACACAATAAAGTTTCGATATggataatttaaaaaataatgtaTGATTTCCAAAGTTGTAAATGTTTTAGAACATAATTGGATATGTTCTTAGAACTcaactttgaaaataaaataatttatattaaaaattagtATAGAGCATGAGTGTGTAGAGTATGAATGTATGTATCATTATAAGATAAAGACCGGAATCTCACCTCGATATAATTTTACAACTATAACTTATACTTTAGGGTAGGTCGAGTAAAAAATATGTAGACTATTATTGGACAATTAAACTCGATTTAAATTTGGCTCAACTTGATTGTTTGAGAGCAAACTCAGGTTCGATTTGGATACAACTCGTTTATTAACGACTCAATTTTGAACATCACTTTCGACGATACAGTTATTAAACTTTGCTCCAATCTATCCATTTAAACAAAATAAGTTCAACTTGATTTGGACGGAATGGCCAGGCTATGTTCTCGCGCCTCTACCTCTCACCAAAGATTGACGAACATAACCACCTAAAATTGACAGCAATTCTCAGTAAAAGGTTAATTTTTCAAACCTATATAATTTTTATCTATATAGTTCACATTGTTTATAATGCTTGCTTGGTATGACAGGGACAAAACCATTATTGAAAATAAAATACGCATAAACACATATTATTAATCAATAAAAGTCCAATAAAAGTGACCGTCCTATAATCTCGCCTCTGACCAATAAGATAATGACAACCAGCCCtgattaattaaatcaaaaaatatATGGCCATCATTTATTTTCCCATCAATCGAAATGGATGTCAAAGAATGGTTCATGGAAACAGAAACAAAGCTTTACAATAACACACCTGATGATTTCTTGTATGTTTAGTATTTCCTGTGCCCAGGGGCATAAAATAACACACATATCAGAATATAAACAGTAGATGGTTATGTATATGTTTTTAAATCTTTTATATGGACATCAATGTGTACACtttcataattaaaattaaaaagttaatgcagaagcaaacaaaattaaATAAAGCAAGTCTAAGTAAAATACGTGACAAATATGAAGGATAGGTTTAACAATAAATTGATAAAATAGTCTAACATTCATTTCCATACTGGATGCATAAATATTACAAATTGCATATCAAACTTGCATGCGACCAATTTGAAACTGTGACAAGTCAACACATTTCTTGTGGTCTTGGTGTGAGTAGATACTCCCCCCTGTATAGTCCCAATAGTTCCACTCAAAATGAGTATTTAATTGAGACAGGGCCTCCTCTTCTAAATCACAGCCAGAAAAGGGAAAACATTTATCGTCAATAGTAGGATACTTTGTTTTCCTGACAAGCTTTCCATCTTGATCAAATGCAAATACCGGAAAATAAATTAGTTCATCAAGAGACCTGTTGTGCCAGATATATGAGGCTAAATTGGCATGTATCCACTCGCTTGCCTTTGCCACCAACCAAGGCATTCGTCCAACAAATTCTTTACTCGTTGAAGACTCCTCACTGCCTAGTAACACACGGACTACTTCAAAGTGATGATCAGTTCCCTTCACCTTGCGATACAATTTTTTTAACATCATTAAGAAATTAGCATTTGGTGACGTAAAACCCCCTCCTTCTTTATGCTCCAAAATAAGCAAGATTCTCTTCCCAGCAAGTTGACATAAGGGAACCTTCAAATTTCAATTTCCAAGTCAAAAGATAGAAAACGTTGGGATAATTATTTCAATACTAAATCATGTTGGAATGTAAAGAAGTTACAGAATATGCGGTTTGCAACTTACACACAATAAGGTGGTTTATGATAAAACTTGGTTcaaattaaaagatacaactaaACATTTAAAGCATGCATTAAGAAATCAAAAGACTCACCTGAGACCCATCTTTCATTCTACGAACACTATTTTGATCACATATCATATCCAGCTTTAGGTCCTTTACTCTTTCAGTCTCTAACTGTGCAACTCCTCTGCGGGTGAATGGATACCCAGGAATCTTATACAAGCATAAAATGTTAAACCCAAACGGTTCGATAAATTCCGCATGAGGGTCAAAAATTACAAGGTTACCAAAACCAGGCGTTTCATGATTACTAGATGATATTTCCAATATCCGATTCAACTTCTTGCAACTTGGATCTCGATATGGCAAGGCCAACCAAGGCATATCCTTCAACTCTTCATAAAATAATTCTTCACTTGGCGAATCATTAGAATATGCAAACTCTCTACCATAAATGAGCACAACCTCAAAAGCTTTCTTGATTTGCGCAAGCTTTTCATAAGCCAACTTCAGTTCTTCCAAAAACCCAAGAGTGTAGGGAGACTTCGTACCGGTACAAAAATATAAGGCTACTACCTTATCCTCCAAAGTATGAATAGGTACCTGATGCAGGTAGCAACAATTAAATTGGCAGAAAGATTAAGCTAAAGGAAGATCAAAATAAATAAGAGTAAGCGGGATGAGTATTATTCTACCATTTTCATTTTCCTGGCTTTCAAAAATGACTAGGGCAGAAAATGATTTAATTAGTATTAGTACTTTTATGCGAAGTTATGCAGGCATTCATTACAATGTCCGCCTAGTTACATGCTTGATGTGCAGATTAAAAAAAACCCTATGTTAGTGTTCAAAATTTTCACAAACTTCTTGAAGTTTCTTCAGTCAAAGGAGTTGAGAAGCTTATTCATGCACCTAGGAATTCATATATTATCACCAGTTGGTAATACCATTTATCTATCAATGCACATGTATATAACTGAAAACTGATTATTTATATTATCAACCGCAACCATCACAAATTTCAAGAAACTATTTCTGTGCTCTCACAGTAACATTAAAAGTGTTTGTGTGTGCTTTTATTCATCTTCCTCAAGGTATCATGGGCATGGAATCTATTGGTTGTGTGCAAATTTATTTATTTCCTCAACCAATATTCTCATGATGATAGTACATCAGGTAATTAAATGAAGAAAGACGGTACCTGAGTTCCTTTGTTTGAAATGACATAATCCCGCTCGGGGGAAGCCAATAATTTTTCCAGTGACGGTTGCTTGATGATATCTTCATCTTCTTCCCTCAAATCTTCTATCCTTTCATCACTAAAGGGATAACCTAAGGCTCCGTATTCAAAGAAAAAATTCCAAGCATCATACTGCAAAACCTTGCCCATGGGATCAACAATGGCAAGCATTTGGCGGGAGTAAATATATCGTTGGGACAAGCCAAATGTATTTTGCAGACGTTCCCTAGATGCTACATCGGAAAATGGGATGGCAGTCCAAGGCATGTAAGAAAACAATATATCGAAATGGTGCTGACAGTCGACATAATTGAATTGAGGAAATTCAGACAGATCTTTGTATGAGGTTTTTCTGGAAATGGGAACCAACACGACCTCAAAATTGTTGTGTTGTTGTAGCTCTTTGTAATCGTCCATAATAAATGTTACATCCCACTTCGTCCTGTTGTAATCATACGTGCGATGTGGTAATGGCAAGAAATATAAAGCTACTATCTTGCCTTCCAAGTCCTCAGCCTTAACctataaaagaaaatatatttcAATGATTAGCATATAGTACTAGCACACCATTCAAAAAAAGAAAGTAGGGTTACGTAATCAATCTTCCCAAAACTCTTCCTCATCCCCCTCCTCTGcacaaacaaatcaaaaaacttATAGACCTTTTTAAATTTAGATATTGACATTCAGGTTGCCCCTTTTCCACTTGTCTTGTGTATTCCTCACAAGATAATTCACTCAACAATTATTAGTAAAATTACATGTGCGTATAACAGAAATATTAT carries:
- the LOC141689412 gene encoding putative nucleoredoxin 1-2, encoding MRRSLEKLLRLRGTSSLGTYTSPTTTTSGININRTRNVGSYAKLSIHNCEGNGFKYLEEAMLNEAPKTHARNKMQDPFNLFAQKGDTIDLNDLLFTNERDYLIKNDNQQVKAEDLEGKIVALYFLPLPHRTYDYNRTKWDVTFIMDDYKELQQHNNFEVVLVPISRKTSYKDLSEFPQFNYVDCQHHFDILFSYMPWTAIPFSDVASRERLQNTFGLSQRYIYSRQMLAIVDPMGKVLQYDAWNFFFEYGALGYPFSDERIEDLREEDEDIIKQPSLEKLLASPERDYVISNKGTQVPIHTLEDKVVALYFCTGTKSPYTLGFLEELKLAYEKLAQIKKAFEVVLIYGREFAYSNDSPSEELFYEELKDMPWLALPYRDPSCKKLNRILEISSSNHETPGFGNLVIFDPHAEFIEPFGFNILCLYKIPGYPFTRRGVAQLETERVKDLKLDMICDQNSVRRMKDGSQVPLCQLAGKRILLILEHKEGGGFTSPNANFLMMLKKLYRKVKGTDHHFEVVRVLLGSEESSTSKEFVGRMPWLVAKASEWIHANLASYIWHNRSLDELIYFPVFAFDQDGKLVRKTKYPTIDDKCFPFSGCDLEEEALSQLNTHFEWNYWDYTGGSIYSHQDHKKCVDLSQFQIGRMQV